Proteins encoded by one window of Salmo trutta chromosome 17, fSalTru1.1, whole genome shotgun sequence:
- the klhl30 gene encoding kelch-like protein 30 — translation MVRNVDDLDFCLASHPQSILEGLRSLCCNPKLVDVTLAAGGRDFPCHRAVLALCSVYFHSMFSGDFVESIAARVELHGVDPDVMASILDFCYTGKLTINQGNVEGLIRTSSQLQFQAVRTVCSRYLQHQIDATNCLGILEFGEVHGCPEVVAKAWGFLLENFEAVQRWEEFPLLEKERLVACLSNERLQTRTECTRVEAALAWVRHHQESRLPHLPELLGLTRLALLSPDYLTNTLMKDSLVLASLSCVEVVERVCREKMDVKPGDVVQSGSPSPQPNLEEVLFVMGGRSLDDSDDEDDDDEDRDPRLLPGNCGFYNPKTQQWYELPVFPNHNKYGYSVVSLNNDVYVTGGSRGSQSNTWSTTETWKYITREGRWVTVAPMLRPRTNHTSAALSGEIYVIGGTTMDFVDIEHYDPYNDTWARTCPAVKYVTNFTATACHGKLYVIGSCAVKYNALTLQCYNPVIDGWSVICSPFIPKYLSSPRCVSVEGLIYLIADNTKKVYCYDPLANMWQKVQLLHMLHENGDLVALDSQLFATGGHWKGMEGDYGVEVEVYNRASNSWKVECFLPRLWIYSGTCSIFLDPSQWADPFPLDET, via the exons ATGGTGCGTAATGTGGACGATCTGGACTTTTGCCTTGCCTCCCACCCCCAGAGCATCCTGGAGGGGCTGCGCTCCCTCTGCTGCAACCCCAAACTAGTGGACGTGACTCTGGCCGCGGGCGGCCGCGACTTCCCCTGCCACCGGGCCGTCCTGGCGCTCTGCAGCGTCTACTTCCACTCCATGTTCTCCGGGGACTTTGTGGAGAGCATAGCGGCCCGGGTGGAGCTGCACGGAGTGGATCCTGACGTAATGGCTTCAATTCTAGACTTCTGCTACACAGGGAAACTCACCATCAACCAGGGAAACGTGGAGGGCCTGATACGCACGTCCAGTCAGCTACAGTTCCAGGCGGTCCGGACTGTGTGCAGCCGTTACCTCCAGCACCAGATCGATGCCACCAACTGCCTGGGGATCCTGGAGTTCGGGGAGGTACACGGCTGTCCCGAGGTGGTAGCAAAGGCCTGGGGATTCCTTCTGGAGAACTTTGAGGCCGTACAGCGCTGGGAGGAGTTTCCTCTGCTGGAGAAGGAGAGGTTAGTGGCGTGTCTGTCCAACGAGAGGCTACAGACCAGGACAGAGTGTACCCGTGTGGAGGCAGCCCTGGCCTGGGTGAGACACCACCAGGAGTCCCGACTCCCCCACCTCCCAGAGCTTCTGGGGCTGACCCGCCTGGCCCTCCTGTCCCCTGACTACCTCACTAACACCCTTATGAAGGACAGCCTGGTCCTAGCCTCTCTCAGCTGtgtggaggtggtggagagggTATGCAGAGAG AAAATGGACGTGAAGCCAGGCGATGTGGTCCAGAGTGGCAGCCCAAGTCCCCAACCCAACCTGGAGGAGGTGTTATTCGTGATGGGAGGACGCTCGCTGGACGACTCAGATGacgaagatgatgatgatgaagacagAGACCCCAGGCTGCTGCCCGGGAACTGTGGCTTCTACAACCCTAAGACAC aacAGTGGTATGAGCTGCCAGTCTTCCCCAACCACAACAAGTACGGATACTCTGTGGTCTCTCTGAATAATGACGTTTATGTCACAG GGGGCTCGAGGGGTTCCCAATCCAACACCTGGTCGACCACAGAGACCTGGAAGTACATAACCAGAGAGGGACGGTGGGTGACGGTGGCTCCCATGCTCCGGCCCCGGACTAACCACACCTCAGCAGCCCTCAGTGGAGAGATATACGTCATcggag GCACTACAATGGACTTTGTAGACATTGAGCACTATGACCCATACAATGACACCTGGGCCCGAACATGCCCTGCAGTGAAATACGTGACAAACTTCACAGCGACTGCCTGCCATGGTAAACTATACGTGATAGGCTCCTGTGCTGTTAAGTACAACGCCTTGACTCTGCAGTGCTACAATCCTGTTATAG ACGGATGGAGTGTCATCTGCTCTCCCTTCATCCCCAAGTACCTGTCCTCTCCTCGCTGTGTCTCAGTGGAGGGGCTCATCTACCTCATCGCTGACAACACCAAGAAGGTTTACTGCTACGACCCACTGGCTAACATGTGGCAGAAG GTCCAGCTGCTGCACATGCTCCATGAGAACGGAGATCTTGTGGCGTTGGACAGTCAGCTCTTTGCAACAGGGGGTCACTGGAAGGGCATGGAGGGGGACTacggggtggaggtagaggtgtaCAACAGAGCTTCTAACAGCTGGAAGGTGGAGTGTTTCCTACCAAGGCTCTGGATCTACAGCGGGACCTGTTCTATCTTCCTGGACCCCTCCCAGTGGGCCGACCCATTCCCCCTCGATGAAACCTAA